Proteins encoded by one window of Microplitis demolitor isolate Queensland-Clemson2020A chromosome 6, iyMicDemo2.1a, whole genome shotgun sequence:
- the LOC103568650 gene encoding uncharacterized protein LOC103568650, which produces MVVTGVRFIEKDRVIHIQIQQGELMREGELDNGTFEWIEVEDFEYISNETAGVFYKLEETNKIPLVEGKDYAMFGSKQRTLYLDEVIAPIDMIVTGVRLNHVDSQKSEKLYTSPIHLEIHVTQYEYESGKLKENMSRWITSETMPYPSVDYDRDRY; this is translated from the exons AT GGTTGTCACGGGTGttagatttattgaaaaagataGAGTTATTCATATTCAAATCCAACAGGGAGAACTTATGAGAGAGGGTGAACTTGATAATGGTACTTTTGAATGGATTGAAGTtgaagattttgaatacatATCTAATGAAACTGCAGGAGTTTTTTATAAACTGGAAGAAACCAATAAGATACCTTTAGTTGAGGGAAAAGACTATGCAATGTTTGGATCGAAACAAAGAACTTTATATCTTGATGAAGTTATAGCACCAATCGATATGATTGTCACTGGGGTTAGACTTAATCATGTTGACTCacaaaaatctgaaaaattatatactagCCCGATACATTTAGAAATACACGTAACACAGTATGAATATGAGTCAGGTAAACTCAAAGAAAATATGTCACGTTGGATAACATCAGAAACGATGCCCTATCCGTCTGTGGACTACGATCGGGACAGGTATTAG